The Streptomyces vinaceus genome contains the following window.
AACGTGCGGTTGAGGTAACCGGTGACGTACGAGGTCCAGTCGAAGCGCCGGGCGAGCTGCGAGGTGTTGGCGTGGTCCTGCTGATCGGAGGCGGTGTGCACGTGCACGCCGAGCTCCTCGAACATCGGGGTGAACAGTGCGCTCTTGGAACCGAGGTACACGTGCTGCTCCGCTCCGGGGAACAGGGTGCGCACCTTCGCGGCCACCGCGAGGGCCCGCATGTTGTGACCGGTGCCGGTCTCGGCCGGCAGGTGGAGGACCTTCATCTGTGGCACCTTTCGAGGTGGGTACAGGCCGGTCCGACCGGCCGGGCGGGAACCCGGCCGGGCGTGACGGACCCTGCGGCGAGGCCACGGCCTGACTGCGGGCACAGCGGCCGTGGAAGAGTGGCGGAGGGGTGGAGGGACGTCCGGGCCGGGGCGGCTGCATCCGGCCGGGGCGGCTCAGGCGGTCGCCGGCTCCATGACGTACTGCCCGGAGCCGGCCCTGGCGCTTCTCCATGTACAGACCGGTGACGGCGAGGTCCGAGCGGGGGGCGGTGGGCGTCTCCCCGTGGGCGGGGTGGTGGGACGTCCGTCAGCGGGCGTCGGTGCTCGTGGCGGTGCTCATGGCGGTGCTCATGGCCGGGCTCGGGCTCGGGCTCGCGCCGACGGCGGGTACGGCGGGGACGGCCGGGAGGAGCGGGCGCCACCAGTCGGTGTGCTCCCGGTACCAGGCGATCGTCTCGGCGAGGCCGTCCTCGAAGGTGACTTCGGGGCGGTAGCCGAGCGCGCGCAGTTTGGAGTCGTCCAGGGCGTAGCGGCGGTCGTGTCCCTTGCGGTCGGCGACCGGGCGGACGGCGGACCAGTCGGCACCGCAGGCGTCGAGGATCAGTTCGGTGAGGCGACGGTTGTTCAGTTCCCGGCCGCCGCCGATGTTGTAGACCTCTCCGGACGCGCCTTCGGCGAGGACGAGATCGATGCCCCGGCAGTGGTCGTCGACGTGGAGCCAGTCGCGCACGTTGAGGCCGTCGCCGTACAGCGGCACCGATCCGCCCTGCAGGAGGGTGGTGACGAAGAGCGGGATGACCTTCTCGGGGAACTGGTACGGGCCGTAGTTGTTGCTGCAGCGCGT
Protein-coding sequences here:
- the rfbB gene encoding dTDP-glucose 4,6-dehydratase, producing the protein MHVLVTGGAGFIGGNYVRRLLDGRSDLSVDRVTVLDKLTYAGNLANLAPVADHPGLRFVEGDIADPELVSKLLGDVDAVVNFAAETHVDRSIHDPAEFVRTNVLGTQNLLDAARTAGLPRFVHISTDEVYGSIDEGAWTEERPLAPNSPYAAAKAGADLLALAYTRTHGLNLSITRCSNNYGPYQFPEKVIPLFVTTLLQGGSVPLYGDGLNVRDWLHVDDHCRGIDLVLAEGASGEVYNIGGGRELNNRRLTELILDACGADWSAVRPVADRKGHDRRYALDDSKLRALGYRPEVTFEDGLAETIAWYREHTDWWRPLLPAVPAVPAVGASPSPSPAMSTAMSTATSTDAR